A DNA window from bacterium contains the following coding sequences:
- a CDS encoding zinc-binding dehydrogenase — MNMKAVLFYEPGVVKYEEIDVPKIGAEEVLIKIGTALTCGTDIKTYERGHPVLIKTVPSGFGHEFAGTVHKVGKNVKGFEPGQRVVAANSAPCRKCYYCRIHEYNLCENLDLLNGAFADYISVPELIVKQNLLHIPEHVTFDEAAFTEPLANVVLGVEELNIKQGQTVGIIGLGPIGLLFVRLAKLKGAKVIAAGRNPLKLRLAKEFGGADEVINLKEVSDPKKAFLDFTPEGKGLDFAVEAVGLPELWEKMIDLVRKGGTVNLFGGCKSGTKITLDTRRIHYDEIKIASTFHHTPRHIREALRLISEGHIDVKKLITHTLPISQIDEAIRLHNEGKAIKIALKP, encoded by the coding sequence ATGAACATGAAGGCAGTTTTATTTTACGAACCGGGAGTGGTTAAGTACGAGGAAATAGATGTTCCGAAAATCGGAGCCGAAGAAGTACTCATAAAAATCGGTACGGCTCTCACCTGCGGAACTGATATAAAGACTTATGAAAGAGGGCACCCTGTTTTAATAAAAACAGTACCGTCCGGATTCGGCCATGAATTTGCGGGAACAGTTCATAAGGTCGGCAAAAATGTGAAAGGCTTTGAACCGGGTCAGCGCGTGGTTGCAGCAAATTCTGCACCCTGCCGGAAATGCTATTATTGCCGAATTCATGAATATAATCTTTGCGAAAATCTTGACCTTTTAAACGGAGCTTTTGCTGATTATATAAGTGTTCCAGAGCTTATTGTAAAGCAAAACCTTTTGCATATTCCTGAGCATGTTACTTTTGATGAAGCAGCTTTCACCGAGCCTCTTGCTAATGTGGTTCTGGGAGTTGAGGAATTAAATATTAAACAGGGACAAACTGTGGGAATTATCGGTTTAGGTCCTATAGGTCTTTTATTTGTACGTCTTGCCAAGCTTAAAGGCGCAAAAGTAATCGCCGCAGGAAGAAATCCTCTTAAATTGCGTCTTGCAAAGGAATTCGGCGGAGCTGATGAAGTTATTAACCTGAAAGAAGTTTCTGACCCTAAAAAAGCTTTTCTTGATTTCACTCCTGAAGGAAAAGGTCTTGATTTTGCTGTTGAAGCAGTCGGACTGCCTGAATTGTGGGAAAAAATGATTGATTTAGTGAGAAAAGGCGGGACAGTCAATCTTTTTGGCGGGTGTAAATCAGGAACCAAAATAACTCTCGACACTCGAAGAATACATTATGACGAAATAAAAATAGCAAGCACCTTCCATCACACTCCGAGACACATTAGAGAAGCTTTAAGGCTCATTAGTGAAGGTCATATTGACGTAAAAAAGCTTATTACTCATACGCTGCCTATTTCGCAAATTGATGAGGCAATAAGACTTCATAATGAAGGAAAAGCAATTAAAATAGCTTTAAAACCTTAA
- a CDS encoding RluA family pseudouridine synthase, with the protein MTENSEKISKIINLEVDLDEVNSRLDIFVANLVPELTRTRVQQLIKSEETVLVNGKFSKNSYKLKYGDEVCIKIPEAKPLEMEAENIPLDVLYEEENMLIINKPAGMLTHPTSIEREHTLVNALLFHCKGNLSGINGIMRPGILHRLDRDTSGLLMIAKNDFAHQFLAEQIRTKTAVRQYLAIVNGVIEQDEGTIDAPIDRHPTQRHKMGVVEDGKKSITHWKVLERFEKFTFLEATLETGRTHQIRVHFSNINHPVAGDPLYGGDNLKIKLKGQALQAYRLKFFKPDDKKQMVIEIEPDEDIKKLLKYLRS; encoded by the coding sequence ATGACTGAAAATTCAGAAAAAATATCAAAAATAATAAACCTTGAAGTTGATTTAGACGAAGTAAACTCAAGATTAGATATCTTTGTAGCGAATTTAGTTCCTGAACTCACGCGTACAAGAGTGCAACAGCTTATTAAATCAGAAGAAACCGTTCTTGTTAACGGTAAATTTTCTAAAAATTCTTATAAATTAAAATACGGTGATGAAGTTTGCATAAAAATTCCTGAAGCAAAGCCTCTCGAAATGGAAGCAGAAAATATTCCTCTTGATGTCCTTTATGAAGAGGAAAATATGCTGATTATAAATAAACCTGCGGGGATGCTGACTCATCCGACTTCAATAGAAAGAGAGCATACGCTGGTTAATGCGCTTTTATTTCATTGCAAAGGTAATTTATCGGGGATAAACGGAATTATGAGACCGGGCATCCTTCATAGGCTTGATAGAGATACTTCAGGGCTATTAATGATAGCCAAAAATGATTTTGCCCACCAATTTTTGGCAGAACAAATCAGGACAAAAACTGCTGTAAGACAATATTTGGCGATAGTTAATGGCGTTATAGAGCAGGATGAAGGCACTATAGATGCTCCTATCGATAGACATCCGACCCAAAGACATAAAATGGGAGTTGTTGAAGACGGCAAAAAGTCAATAACACATTGGAAAGTTCTCGAAAGATTTGAAAAGTTTACTTTTCTTGAAGCAACGCTGGAAACAGGAAGAACTCACCAGATAAGAGTGCATTTTTCGAATATTAACCACCCTGTTGCCGGTGATCCTCTGTATGGCGGTGATAATTTAAAAATAAAACTAAAAGGACAGGCTCTTCAGGCTTACAGGCTTAAATTTTTTAAACCTGACGATAAAAAACAAATGGTTATTGAGATAGAGCCTGATGAAGACATTAAAAAACTGCTGAAATATTTGAGAAGCTGA
- the lspA gene encoding signal peptidase II — MIKNLINRYYAFFVAIIVLLADQTMKNIISQNMLLNEQITILNNILSVTKIYNTGAAFGIFENKTLFLAIFSVFVIISISVYLVRTYKSLNFVNTIAWGLVLGGTIGNFVDRLSLGYVLDFIRFDFVNFPIFNIADLCINCGAILLIIYLLTTPNSNEPQVELKN, encoded by the coding sequence ATGATTAAGAATCTTATAAACAGGTATTATGCTTTTTTTGTAGCAATAATAGTATTATTAGCTGATCAAACAATGAAAAACATAATATCTCAAAACATGCTTTTAAATGAACAAATTACTATTTTAAATAATATTTTGAGTGTAACAAAAATTTATAATACGGGCGCAGCGTTTGGAATATTTGAGAACAAAACTTTGTTTCTTGCAATATTTTCAGTATTTGTGATTATTTCAATATCTGTATATTTAGTCAGAACATATAAGTCCCTGAATTTTGTTAATACAATCGCATGGGGTCTTGTTCTCGGAGGAACTATCGGAAATTTTGTTGACAGGCTTAGTTTAGGATATGTTCTCGACTTTATAAGATTTGATTTTGTTAATTTTCCAATTTTTAACATAGCTGATTTATGCATTAATTGCGGCGCTATACTTCTTATAATATATTTGCTCACTACACCAAATAGTAATGAACCCCAAGTAGAGCTGAAAAATTAA
- a CDS encoding fused MFS/spermidine synthase: MIIPPEIMITKALHPEDLKILDNFECSEKIIFSQKTSFNNEVKVVENELSRFLKFEDNYQGGKINHPLYTGNIPYINYFLLAAAMKKEIKNILVLGLGTGYFVNQLKSILPKVQKIDVVEINPELVEIAEKYFDYRHESGININIQDGRVFVRTSCEKYDLIILDIFSESGMAYRFMTKEFLEELNNILSPDGIIASNVFGLTDIDSENNIIFKSLLKTYTSAFKDNLIFPTNYGNYEFYKLLIGLKHNLSDLTNIIIFSGKEEIDIKTSKVLEIMDKLNINLDKYVQDFYLGDINLENARIFSDEDENNSVFINQFFKKYMNKFNEIFDNI, translated from the coding sequence ATCCTGAAGACTTAAAAATTCTGGATAATTTTGAGTGTTCGGAAAAAATCATTTTCAGCCAAAAAACATCTTTTAACAACGAAGTTAAGGTTGTCGAAAATGAATTGAGCAGATTTTTAAAATTTGAAGACAATTATCAGGGCGGAAAAATTAATCACCCTTTATATACAGGCAATATTCCCTACATAAATTATTTTTTGCTTGCTGCTGCGATGAAAAAAGAAATAAAAAATATTCTTGTTCTCGGTCTGGGTACGGGATATTTTGTTAATCAGCTAAAAAGTATTCTGCCTAAAGTCCAAAAGATTGATGTGGTTGAAATTAATCCTGAACTGGTAGAAATTGCAGAAAAATATTTTGATTACAGGCATGAATCAGGAATTAACATAAATATACAGGACGGCAGGGTTTTTGTAAGAACTTCCTGCGAAAAATACGATTTAATTATTCTCGATATTTTTTCAGAATCAGGAATGGCTTATCGCTTCATGACAAAGGAATTTCTGGAAGAGCTTAATAATATACTTTCTCCTGACGGAATTATTGCTTCTAATGTTTTTGGGCTTACAGATATAGACTCCGAAAATAATATTATTTTTAAGTCCTTGCTTAAAACCTATACTTCTGCGTTTAAAGACAACCTGATTTTCCCGACAAACTACGGGAATTACGAATTTTATAAGCTCTTAATCGGCTTAAAACACAATTTATCAGACCTGACAAATATTATTATTTTTTCAGGCAAAGAAGAAATTGATATTAAAACTTCAAAAGTCTTGGAAATTATGGATAAATTAAATATAAATCTTGATAAATATGTGCAGGATTTTTATTTGGGCGATATAAATCTTGAAAATGCAAGAATCTTCTCTGATGAAGATGAAAATAACAGTGTTTTTATTAATCAATTTTTTAAAAAATATATGAATAAATTTAATGAAATATTTGATAACATTTGA